The following coding sequences lie in one Streptomyces venezuelae genomic window:
- a CDS encoding ABC transporter ATP-binding protein has product MIGGPGPVLMRGMGPDEAVTKQKIKRGTAKRILPYTKPYRFNIGVLLVVTVLNACNVVATPILFKYLIDDGIVARDTSVVVWISVAVAVLALFSTVFGFAEAWYSGRVSEGLIYDLRTKIFDHVQRQPLAFFTRAQTGSLVSRLNTDVVGAQQAVTALLSTVVSAGLTLILVLGAMFYLSWVVTVVSLVVIPLFILPGRVVGRRLQRIMREHMQVNAEVGSFMNERFNVTGALLAKLYGRPASETGMFSKLARKGRDLGVLTSVYGKMLFLTMTLVGAIATALVYGIGGALVIEGTFQIGTLVALATLLTRLMGPINQLSSAQTSVLTALVSFDRLFEILDLKPLISEKENAIPLPAASATAAADGSRTAPEVTFENVSFRYPKAADVSLASLESIALPAQERTQNTWTLRDLTFTVPAGKLTALVGPSGAGKTTITHLVPRLYDPVEGVIRIGGHDIRDVTLKSLNDTVGMVTQDAHLFHATIRDNLTYARPDATEQELIDACKAAQIWDLISSLPDGFDTVVGDRGYRFSGGEKQRVAMARLLLKAPPIVVLDEATAHLDSESEAALQRALQSALKGRTSLVIAHRLSTIRDADQILVVDKGRVQERGTHEELMRLEGLYAELYRTQFSRQPSDNGDAPVPEPVGGPHGPGPVLTGGPGGPMPGGPNGAFPGGPGVFLAGPGGPGGPGGPGGPGGPGGPGGGQGGPRRHHGPGPGGPPPPGHG; this is encoded by the coding sequence ATGATCGGCGGCCCGGGGCCGGTACTGATGCGGGGGATGGGTCCCGACGAGGCGGTGACCAAGCAGAAAATCAAGCGTGGCACGGCCAAGCGAATCCTCCCCTATACGAAACCGTATCGCTTCAACATAGGCGTTCTCCTGGTCGTCACCGTGCTCAACGCGTGCAACGTGGTGGCCACTCCCATTCTCTTCAAGTACCTCATCGACGACGGCATCGTCGCCAGGGACACCTCGGTGGTCGTGTGGATCTCCGTCGCGGTCGCCGTCCTCGCCCTGTTCAGCACCGTGTTCGGCTTCGCGGAGGCCTGGTACTCGGGCCGCGTCAGCGAAGGGCTCATCTACGACCTGCGCACCAAGATCTTCGACCATGTGCAGCGCCAGCCGCTGGCGTTCTTCACCCGCGCCCAGACCGGATCCCTCGTCAGCCGCCTCAACACCGACGTCGTCGGCGCCCAACAGGCGGTCACGGCGCTGCTGTCCACGGTGGTCTCCGCCGGGCTGACCCTGATCCTCGTCCTCGGCGCGATGTTCTACCTCTCCTGGGTGGTCACCGTCGTCTCCCTCGTGGTGATCCCGCTCTTCATCCTGCCGGGCCGGGTCGTCGGCCGCAGGCTGCAGCGGATCATGCGTGAGCACATGCAGGTCAACGCCGAGGTCGGCTCGTTCATGAACGAGCGGTTCAACGTCACCGGCGCCCTCCTCGCCAAGCTCTACGGCCGCCCCGCCAGTGAGACGGGCATGTTCTCGAAGCTGGCCCGCAAGGGACGCGACCTGGGGGTCCTGACCTCCGTCTACGGCAAGATGCTCTTCCTGACGATGACGCTCGTCGGCGCCATCGCCACCGCCCTCGTGTACGGCATCGGTGGCGCCCTCGTCATCGAGGGCACGTTCCAGATCGGCACGCTGGTGGCCCTCGCGACGCTGCTCACCCGGCTGATGGGCCCGATCAACCAGCTGTCCAGCGCCCAGACGAGCGTCCTCACGGCCCTCGTCAGCTTCGACCGGCTCTTCGAGATCCTCGACCTGAAGCCGCTCATCTCCGAGAAGGAGAACGCGATCCCGCTGCCGGCCGCCTCGGCCACGGCGGCCGCCGACGGCAGCCGCACGGCACCGGAGGTCACGTTCGAGAACGTCTCGTTCCGCTACCCGAAGGCCGCGGACGTCTCGCTCGCCTCCCTGGAGTCCATCGCCCTGCCCGCGCAGGAACGCACCCAGAACACGTGGACGCTCCGCGACCTGACCTTCACCGTCCCCGCGGGCAAACTCACCGCCCTGGTCGGCCCGTCGGGCGCGGGCAAGACCACCATCACCCACCTGGTGCCACGCCTCTACGACCCCGTCGAGGGCGTCATCCGGATCGGCGGCCACGACATCCGCGACGTCACCCTGAAGTCGCTGAACGACACCGTCGGCATGGTCACGCAGGACGCACACCTCTTCCACGCGACGATCCGCGACAACCTCACCTACGCACGGCCCGACGCGACCGAGCAGGAACTGATCGACGCGTGCAAGGCGGCACAGATCTGGGACCTGATCTCCTCGCTGCCCGACGGCTTCGACACCGTCGTCGGCGACCGCGGCTACCGCTTCTCCGGCGGCGAGAAGCAGCGCGTCGCGATGGCACGGCTGCTGCTCAAGGCGCCGCCCATCGTCGTGCTCGACGAGGCCACCGCGCACCTCGACTCGGAGTCCGAGGCGGCACTCCAGCGCGCCCTGCAGTCCGCGCTGAAGGGTCGCACCTCCCTGGTGATCGCCCACCGGCTCTCCACCATCAGGGACGCCGACCAGATCCTGGTCGTCGACAAGGGCCGGGTCCAGGAGCGCGGCACGCACGAGGAGCTCATGCGACTGGAAGGCCTGTACGCGGAGTTGTACCGCACGCAGTTCTCCCGCCAGCCCTCGGACAACGGCGACGCCCCCGTGCCCGAGCCGGTCGGCGGCCCGCACGGCCCGGGACCGGTGCTCACCGGCGGGCCCGGCGGACCGATGCCGGGCGGCCCGAACGGCGCCTTCCCCGGCGGACCGGGCGTGTTCCTCGCGGGACCCGGTGGTCCGGGCGGACCCGGTGGACCCGGCGGACCAGGTGGTCCGGGTGGACCAGGCGGTGGCCAGGGAGGTCCACGCCGCCACCACGGCCCAGGCCCCGGCGGCCCGCCGCCGCCCGGCCACGGATGA
- a CDS encoding response regulator transcription factor, which produces MRVLVAEDQTELADSVARVLRREGMAVDVVYDGEDALERASVVDYDVVVLDRDLPTVHGDEVCGALMAEPARTRVLMLTASGTIADRVEGLSLGADDYLPKPFAYAELVARIRAVARRAQPAVPPILVHGDLRLDPAQRIATRAGDRLALTPKEFGVLEYLLAARGRVVSAEELLERVWDEATDPFTTTVKATINRLRPKLGSPPVIETVPRGGYRI; this is translated from the coding sequence GTGCGGGTGCTGGTGGCCGAGGACCAGACCGAACTGGCGGACTCCGTGGCCAGAGTGCTGCGCAGGGAAGGCATGGCCGTCGACGTCGTCTACGACGGAGAGGACGCGCTGGAACGGGCTTCCGTCGTCGACTACGACGTGGTGGTGCTCGACCGCGACCTCCCCACCGTGCACGGCGACGAGGTGTGCGGAGCCCTGATGGCGGAACCGGCGCGCACGCGCGTCCTCATGCTCACCGCGTCCGGCACGATCGCGGACCGCGTCGAAGGGCTCAGCCTCGGCGCCGACGACTACCTCCCCAAGCCCTTCGCGTACGCCGAACTCGTCGCCCGCATCCGGGCGGTGGCCCGCCGCGCCCAGCCGGCCGTCCCGCCGATCCTCGTCCACGGCGACCTGCGGCTCGACCCCGCCCAGCGCATCGCGACCCGCGCCGGCGACCGACTGGCCCTCACGCCCAAGGAGTTCGGGGTCCTCGAATACCTGCTGGCCGCCCGCGGCCGCGTCGTATCGGCCGAGGAGCTCCTGGAGCGGGTGTGGGACGAGGCGACCGACCCGTTCACGACGACGGTCAAGGCGACCATCAACAGGCTGCGGCCGAAGCTCGGTTCCCCGCCGGTGATCGAAACCGTGCCCCGCGGCGGATACCGGATCTGA
- a CDS encoding sensor histidine kinase → MRLTLLYGLLFVISGAVLLTITYLLVNRPTSTVLVSRRGGSGSPGDAGVHMYTRDEVPGAVDSFAHAQQQQAVRQHAAEMQHLLTQSGIALAIMSVIAIGLGWVVAGRVLRPLRTITSTVQRISAHNVHERLAVEGPGDELKDLADTVDGLLGRLEAALDSHKRFVANAAHELRTPLTVEHALLEESLIDREATVDSFRSNFERLLTLSEQQARLLESLLTLSGSERGLDRREPLDLAELTGSVLVGARKEADHRNLRVEAHLHPASLWGDDALVERLVANLVDNAMGYNVPDGWVTVVTGVRGGCAFVRVSNTGPRIPPTGVSRLFEPFQRIGRKADNGHHGLGLSIVRSIAAAHDATLNAHARPQGGLVVEVGFPLRTTAPATESYDAGSRSLSPAPE, encoded by the coding sequence ATGCGGCTCACCCTCCTGTACGGCCTGCTCTTCGTCATCTCCGGCGCCGTCCTCCTCACGATCACCTACCTGCTGGTCAACCGCCCCACCAGCACGGTCCTCGTCAGCCGCCGCGGAGGCTCCGGATCACCCGGCGACGCGGGCGTCCACATGTACACGCGCGACGAGGTCCCCGGCGCGGTCGACAGCTTCGCCCACGCGCAGCAACAGCAGGCGGTGCGCCAGCACGCCGCCGAGATGCAGCACCTGCTGACCCAGTCCGGCATCGCACTGGCGATCATGTCGGTGATCGCGATCGGCCTCGGCTGGGTCGTCGCCGGCCGGGTGCTGCGCCCCCTGCGCACCATCACCAGCACCGTCCAGCGCATCTCCGCGCACAACGTCCACGAACGCCTCGCCGTCGAAGGGCCCGGCGACGAACTGAAGGACCTGGCCGACACCGTCGACGGCCTCCTCGGCCGCCTCGAAGCGGCCCTGGACTCCCACAAACGGTTCGTCGCCAATGCGGCACACGAACTGCGCACCCCCCTGACCGTGGAACACGCGCTCCTGGAGGAGTCCCTCATCGACCGTGAGGCCACGGTGGATTCGTTCCGGTCGAACTTCGAGCGCCTCCTCACCCTCAGCGAACAGCAGGCCCGCCTCCTGGAGTCGCTCCTCACCCTCTCCGGCAGCGAGCGCGGCCTGGACCGCAGGGAGCCGCTCGACCTGGCCGAGCTGACCGGCAGCGTGCTGGTCGGCGCACGCAAGGAGGCCGACCACAGGAACCTGCGGGTCGAGGCGCACCTCCACCCCGCGAGCCTCTGGGGTGACGACGCCCTCGTCGAACGCCTCGTCGCCAACCTCGTGGACAACGCCATGGGGTACAACGTGCCCGACGGCTGGGTGACGGTCGTGACGGGCGTACGGGGCGGCTGCGCGTTCGTCCGCGTCTCCAACACCGGCCCCCGCATCCCGCCCACCGGCGTGAGCCGCCTCTTCGAGCCCTTCCAGCGCATCGGCAGGAAAGCCGACAACGGACACCACGGGCTCGGCCTGTCGATCGTGCGCTCCATCGCCGCCGCACACGACGCGACCCTCAACGCGCACGCGCGCCCGCAGGGCGGCCTCGTCGTGGAGGTGGGCTTCCCCCTGCGGACGACGGCACCGGCCACCGAGTCGTACGACGCCGGCTCCCGCTCTTTGAGCCCCGCCCCGGAATAG